The following coding sequences lie in one Rutidosis leptorrhynchoides isolate AG116_Rl617_1_P2 chromosome 4, CSIRO_AGI_Rlap_v1, whole genome shotgun sequence genomic window:
- the LOC139842547 gene encoding uncharacterized protein, which produces MVLQGSAREWFHSLQARSIFGFIDLRDKFLLQFQNLLLQKKTHIECHDIKQGSKEILSALLTRLRRDVPPTFAKVQQETYDYLRGGEDSTITPACGWSKDKSWRDDNDSFRDGNSDNYRGPGFSQRNGGGGYLRNDRYQGENSRRDKSKFCIFHDDYGHDTNHCRDLVELIAEAYEQGKLEHLVSQGAVTTANAIILPAESNAPQVPNTADRKAPAVKNLGVKMVSKKENQRGIQVINVVEVQGEISVFQISEQIASWQCSAITFTHANLSADLDKPVVVSCRIANTDIMYEQCFSKLPANIKALMKPTAVSLTGFSGESTWPIGQLELHIELVDDRDETLRRKALLNLYIMRNRSRFNMILGSTALRMFGAIPSTIHGMVKFSANKGIDTLTSAEVEPFLCHEYGDRK; this is translated from the exons ATGGTTTTACAAGGGTCCGCAAGAGAGTGGTTTCACAGCCTGCAAGCTCGCAGTATTTTTGGCTTCATTGATCTTCGCGATAAATTTTTGCTGCAGTTTCAGAATCTTTTACTgcagaaaaagacacatatagaATGTCATGATATTAAACAAGGAAGTAAAGAAATCTTGAGTGCCTTATTAACGCG ATTGCGAAGGGATGTCCCACCTACTTTCGCTAAAGTGCAACAAGAAACATACGACTATCTTCGAGGTGGAGAGGATAGCACTATCACCCCTGCGTGTGGGTGGAGTAAagataaaagttggcgagatgacaatgattCTTTTCGCGATGGCAATAGCGATAATTACCGTGGTCCTGGATTCTCGCAGCGAAATGGCGGTGGTGGTTATCTGCGAAATGATAGATATCAAG GAGAAAATAGTAGGCGGGATAAATCCAAATTTTGTATTTTCCACGACGATTACGGTCATGATACCAATCATTGTAGAGACTTGGTGGAGCTGATCGCAGAAGCATATGAGCAAGGCAAGTTAGAGCATTTAGTTTCGCAAGGTGCGGTAACCACCGCGAATGCAATTATCTTGCCTGCAGAGTCTAATGCTCCGCAAGTGCCAAACACTGCTGATCGCAAAGCTCCCGCAGTGAAGAATCTTGGGGTAAAAATGGTCAGTAAGAAAGAAAATCAACGCGGAATTCAGGTCATTAATGTGGTAGAAGTGCAAGGCGAAATTTCAGTATTTCAAATATCTGAACAAATTGCAAGCTGGCAATGTTCTGCTATTACTTTCACTCATGCAAACTTGAGTGCGGATTTGGATAAACCAGTGGTGGTTTCATGCCGCATTGCGAATactg atatAATGTATGAGCAATGTTTCAGCAAGTTGCCTGCAAACATTAAAgcattgatgaaacctactgcggtttcgctCACTGGATTTTCAGGAGAATCAACTTGGCCTATTGGTCAGTTAGAATTACATATTGAGCTAGTTGATGATCGCGATGAAACGCTAAGGCGCAAAGCTTTGTTGAATCTTTATATAATGCGAAATCGGTCACGATTCAATATGATTCTTGGGAGcactgctttgcgcatgtttggcgcaatCCCTTCTACAATACATGGCATGGTTAAATTCTCTGCTAATAAGGGAATAGACACGCTAACTTCTGCGGAAGTAGAGCCATTTTTGTGCCATGAATACGGTGACCGAAAGTAG